Below is a genomic region from Phoenix dactylifera cultivar Barhee BC4 unplaced genomic scaffold, palm_55x_up_171113_PBpolish2nd_filt_p 000953F, whole genome shotgun sequence.
TACACAATTAGTCTGGTCATGCCTTATCCTCTTTACTTTTTATATTCCTATATGCAATGATGGAGATGGAGTACTTGGAATCAGCAGAATTCTTAAACTACGGAACCAACTGCTTTCGCACCGAGGGAACAAGATCGGGAGCAACGATCCTAAGACTTTGGAAGATATCTCGAGAAAAGGTTTTCGCACCGGTGTTTCCTATATGTACTCCAGTTTATTCGAAGTATCCCAATGGTGTAAGACCGTCGACTATTTgggaaaaaggaggaaaatcACTTTGATCTCTTGTTTCGGAGAAATAAGTGGCTCACGAGGAATGGAAAGAAACATTCTCTATTTGATCTCGAAGTCCTCATATATCACTTCTTCCAGTCGAATCACTTGTAGGAATGACATAATGCTCATCCATGTTCCACACGGCCAAGGAAGCATCATTTTTTAATCTAATGAAACCCGAAAGAGATTCTTTCTCGAGGAATGGAAGGCACTACAAGAAAGATAGACTCCTTTTCAAATCACCCCGCGGTGTTGAAAGGTTCTCGAGATTATAAAtctttccattttctttttctattagtaGGAGCTTGTACATG
It encodes:
- the LOC103705520 gene encoding putative ATP synthase protein YMF19, which encodes MPQLDKVKYFTQLVWSCLILFTFYIPICNDGDGVLGISRILKLRNQLLSHRGNKIGSNDPKTLEDISRKGFRTGVSYMYSSLFEVSQWCKTVDYLGKRRKITLISCFGEISGSRGMERNILYLISKSSYITSSSRITCRNDIMLIHVPHGQGSIIF